From Daucus carota subsp. sativus chromosome 6, DH1 v3.0, whole genome shotgun sequence:
ttttaaattgttaaaatagaatatatcagttcaatatggtaataaatgatgtacaatcttcctacagattttcttacagacctgtagaggttcgacaaatttagccatccataggaggttggctagaTTTACAGACAACAGCTGATcgtggttggagttgagtttttgaagctgttggctaaatctttttattttaagtatgccaactcactttttagccaagggttttagatggttggagatgttACAGTATCTTTTTGAAAGATAAACAGAACATGGCAGAGTAAAAATAGAACCTGACAGCTGGCCCATACTATAAAAGACAAAAAGAAAACGGACATTTCATATACTACCCAAATTTACATTCACTCCGATTGTCTATCACTGTATTTCTGGGGTCAAATAATCATTCACAATaccaaatttttttccaaatgaGTTGCAGCGTGCGATGGACAGCGGTTATATCGGTGGCAGTCATGCTGATAGTGGTGGCGGACGGCAGAGATCCTGTGCTTCACAGGGTTGGTGGAAGCTTAGGATGGACATATAACACAGTCAATTATACGGAATGGTCACTTCATCAAACTCCTCCGTTTTACGTTGGTGATTGGCTATGTAAATATTCTCTACTTTctcgttaattttttttatagcatTTGTTTTACTAAATCACTCTTGGTAAGAACTACTCACTCCctcccctcatttgtttatatCAGGAGACTACTCACttcgtccccctcatttgtttacattgggggacggggctcaccacgcattctaatgcgtagttcgataaattattttgaatataaatttgatatttaaacttttataaaaaaagaaaattttaaaaataagttatagaactatgttttatatacgtcttaaaatgcgtgtggAGCaatgtgaaaaaactgtaaagaaatgagttatagaactatgttttagtGTCGAGGAGAAGAAAATTTTACTAataaattaatgtatattattattatttaactttaagtacaaatataaaatttgaatttttgtcaaccacatattaaaattaaaatttatgtttttttttgtatgggaaattaaaatttatgttattaGTCTTAAGAATACGTTTCTTTATGATCACAACACATTTTATTAGCACTATTACGAGCTGATTTGACGAGAATGTATTGATGAACAACAGTATTTGCATATGACAAGCATCAGTACAACGTGCTGGAAGTGAACCAGACAAGCTATGAAAAATGCAACGATCAGGGTTTCATCAAGAACATAACCAAGGGTGGCAAGGATGTGTTCAACCTCACAGAAgcaaagacatattattttctcAGCGGCGGAGGATACTGCTACCAGGGAATGAAGTTATCAGTGGAGGTTCTTGATTACTCTCGGTTAGCTTCTGCTCCCACCCCTCCT
This genomic window contains:
- the LOC108226920 gene encoding early nodulin-like protein 20, which translates into the protein MDSGYIGGSHADSGGGRQRSCASQVFAYDKHQYNVLEVNQTSYEKCNDQGFIKNITKGGKDVFNLTEAKTYYFLSGGGYCYQGMKLSVEVLDYSRLASAPTPPNSSPPRSFGTVITCIILSILLAFIAPLPWAVV